DNA sequence from the Desulfovermiculus halophilus DSM 18834 genome:
GAGCACCAAGCACCTTCTTGATATCGTTGATTGCCTTCAGGAGAAAAAAGTAACCTTCAGCGTGTTGAATATCAACCTGGATACCTCTACGCCCACCGGTAAGCTCATGTTAACCATGCTTGGGGCTATAGCTACATTCGAGCGAAAAATGATGCTTGAGAGGCAAGCTGAGGGCATTGAGAAGGCAAAGCAGGAGGGGAAATATAAAGGTCGTAAAGCAACCGCCAGAGCCAAAGCGACAGAGGTCAGGACCCTTGTTAAAGCGGGGATGGCAAAACAAAAAATAGCGGAGGAATTAGGGATTGGGGTCGCTTCGGTTTATAGGATTTTAAAATCTTGAAGAATAATAATGGCCAAGGATTGGAAAGATCAGCCAATCTAAGGAGAATTTCGTTCTAAAGAAAACCGCCAGGGATTCTGATACCAAACCCACCAATTGTTGTTTCCCTGAACCCATCGGGCCTTGTTGATTCAAAACCCTCCACCTATTCAGATAGAATCCCCT
Encoded proteins:
- a CDS encoding recombinase family protein; translation: MAIIGYARVSTVGQSLDAQLIQLEKAGAEKIFQEKISGVKKDRPELQAMLDYIREGDTVIVSKLDRIARSTKHLLDIVDCLQEKKVTFSVLNINLDTSTPTGKLMLTMLGAIATFERKMMLERQAEGIEKAKQEGKYKGRKATARAKATEVRTLVKAGMAKQKIAEELGIGVASVYRILKS